In one Anas platyrhynchos isolate ZD024472 breed Pekin duck chromosome 8, IASCAAS_PekinDuck_T2T, whole genome shotgun sequence genomic region, the following are encoded:
- the CYP2J2 gene encoding cytochrome P450 2J2, translating into MLRLVWDGISFQVLFVFLFVFLLVADYMKRRKPKGYPPSPFAFPFVGNTQFLNLSDPLVTMQKLIDKYGNIFSMELGRQRSVVVSGLQLVKEVLVTQGDNFLDRPEVPISAEVFSSLGLISSNGHLWKQQRRFTLSTFRNFGLGKRSLEERIQEESRFLAEAFREEQGNPFDPHFKINNAVSNVICSIVFGNRFEYHDEEFQKLLQLMEETVRLHGTFMSQLYNFFPTIVQFLPGSHQNIFRNWKLMKNFVIERIEKHKEDRNPSESRDFIDSYLEEMTKPNSSNLREENLVACTLDLFFAGTETTSTTIRWALLYMAIYPEIQARVQAEIDAVIGQSRQPALEDRNKMPYTNAVIHEVQRKSNIIPFNVPRLTVKDTVLAGFLVPKGTVMIPNITSVMFDKEEWETPNTFNPEHFLKDGQFWKREAFMPFSVGKRACLGELLARTELFLFFTTLLQKFTIQAPPDTTLNLQFRLGITLAPQPYKICAVPR; encoded by the exons ATGCTGCGCCTCGTCTGGGATGGCATCTCCTTCCAGGTGCTCTTCGTCTTCCTCTTCGTCTTCCTGCTCGTCGCTGACTACATGAAGCGGAGAAAGCCCAAGGGTTACCCCCCAAGCCCCTTTGCCTTCCCCTTTGTGGGAAACACGCAATTTCTGAACTTGTCAGACCCTCTAGTCACGATGCAGAAG CTTATCGACAAATACGGGAACATCTTCAGCATGGAACTTGGCAGACAGAGATCAGTAGTTGTAAGCGGGCTGCAGCTGGTCAAGGAAGTCCTTGTAACCCAGGGAGACAACTTCTTGGATCGCCCTGAAGTGCCTATCAGTGCAGAGGTCTTCAGCAGCTTGG GGCTGATCTCCTCCAACGGGCACCTGtggaagcagcagaggaggTTCACCTTGAGCACCTTCCGAAACTttggcctggggaagaggagcCTGGAGGAGCGGATACAGGAGGAGAGCAGATTCCTCGCCGAGGCGTTCAGGGAGGAGCAGG gGAATCCCTTCGACCCTCACTTTAAAATCAATAACGCAGTCTCAAACGTCATCTGCTCCATCGTCTTCGGCAATCGGTTTGAGTACCACGATGAGGAATTCCAGAAACTGCTGCAGCTGATGGAAGAAACAGTTAGACTCCACGGGACCTTTATGAGCCAG CTGTACAACTTTTTCCCCACAATAGTACAGTTCCTGCCTGGATCCCACCAAAACATTTTTAGGAACTGGAAGTTGATGAAAAATTTTGTGATTGAGAGGATCGAAAAACACAAGGAGGACCGGAACCCCTCAGAGAGCCGGGACTTCATCGACAGCTACCTGGAGGAGATGACCAAG CCCAACAGCAGCAACTTGCGTGAGGAAAACCTGGTGGCGTGCACACTCGACCTGTTCTTTGCCGGGACCGAGACCACCTCCACTACTATCCGCTGGGCTCTACTCTACATGGCCATCTATCCCGAAATTCAAG CCCGCGTGCAGGCCGAGATCGATGCAGTGATCGGGCAGTCACGGCAGCCAGCCCTGGAGGACAGGAACAAGATGCCCTACACCAACGCTGTCATCCACGAggtgcagaggaaaagcaacATCATCCCCTTCAACGTGCCCAGGCTGACAGTGAAGGACACGGTCCTGGCTGGCTTCCTCGTGCCCAAG gGCACTGTTATGATCCCAAATATAACCTCTGTGATGTTTGACAAGGAGGAGTGGGAAACCCCAAACACTTTTAACCCTGAGCATTTCCTGAAGGATGGCCAGTTCTGGAAAAGGGAGGCATTTATGCCATTTTCTGTAG GGAAACGTGCCTGCCTGGGTGAGCTGCTGGCACGCACCgagctcttcctcttcttcacaACGCTGCTCCAGAAATTCACCATCCAGGCTCCGCCGGACACCACCCTCAACCTCCAGTTCAGGCTGGGCATAACGCTGGCACCCCAGCCCTACAAGATCTGCGCCGTGCCGCGGTAG